One part of the Rutidosis leptorrhynchoides isolate AG116_Rl617_1_P2 chromosome 1, CSIRO_AGI_Rlap_v1, whole genome shotgun sequence genome encodes these proteins:
- the LOC139884925 gene encoding shikimate O-hydroxycinnamoyltransferase-like, with protein MVNENVSKLMKINITKSSFVQPSKPTVLSSNHIWTSNLDLVVGRIHILTVYFYRPNGTSNFFDPSIMKKALADVLVSFYPMAGRLSKDDNGRVVINCNDEGVLFIEAESDATLDDFGEFTPSPELRQLTPTVDYSGDISSFPLFFAQVTHFKCGGVGLGCGVFHTLADGLSSLHFINTWSDMARGLSIAIPPFIDRTLLRAREPPTPIFDHVEYHLPPSMGPTSQTTKSRKPSTTILKLTFDQINALKATTKNEGGNTTYSTYEILAAHLWRCACKARGLPEDQLTKLYVATDGRSRLSPQLPPGYLGNVVFTATPVAKSADLTTQPLTSAASLIRTTLEKMDNDYLRSAIDYLEVQPDLSALIRGPSYFASPNLNINTWTRLPVHDADFGWGRPVFMGPAVILYEGTIYVLPSPNNDRSMSLAVCLDADEQPLFEKFLYDF; from the exons ATGGTGAATGAAAACGTTTCAAAATTAATGAAAATCAATATCACTAAATCCTCATTTGTACAACCTTCAAAGCCTACAGTACTATCCTCCAACCACATATGGACTTCTAACTTAGATTTAGTTGTTGGTAGAATTCATATTTTAACCGTTTATTTTTACCGTCCAAATGGCACTTCAAATTTCTTTGATCCATCCATTATGAAAAAAGCGTTAGCTGATGTGCTTGTTTCTTTTTATCCAATGGCCGGAAGATTAAGTAAAGATGATAATGGTAGAGTTGTAATTAATTGTAATGATGAGGGTGTTTTGTTTATTGAAGCTGAGTCAGATGCAACGTTGGATGATTTCGGTGAGTTTACACCGTCTCCGGAGCTCCGGCAACTTACGCCTACGGTTGATTACTCCGGTGACATTTCATCGTTCCCGTTATTTTTTGCACAG GTAACTCATTTCAAATGTGGAGGAGTTGGGCTTGGTTGTGGTGTTTTTCATACACTTGCAGATGGTTTATCTTCTCTACATTTCATCAATACATGGTCCGACATGGCTCGTGGTCTCTCGATCGCAATTCCCCCGTTCATTGACCGGACACTTCTTCGTGCACGCGAACCACCCACCCCCATTTTTGACCATGTTGAGTACCACCTTCCTCCGTCCATGGGACCCACCTCACAAACCACCAAATCCCGAAAGCCGTCCACAACCATTTTAAAGCTTACGTTTGATCAAATCAATGCTCTCAAAGCCACCACTAAGAATGAAGGCGGCAACACAACTTATAGCACGTACGAGATCCTGGCGGCTCATTTATGGCGGTGTGCTTGCAAGGCTCGTGGGCTCCCTGAAGACCAACTGACCAAATTGTATGTTGCTACAGATGGACGGTCCAGATTGAGCCCCCAACTCCCACCAGGCTACCTAGGCAATGTTGTTTTCACCGCCACACCAGTTGCTAAATCAGCTGACCTCACGACACAACCGTTGACCAGTGCGGCATCTTTGATTCGAACCACATTGGAAAAAATGGATAACGACTATCTGAGATCTGCAATCGATTACCTTGAGGTGCAGCCAGATTTGTCTGCTTTAATTCGTGGTCCTAGTTACTTTGCTAGCCCAAATTTAAATATAAACACGTGGACACGGTTGCCAGTACATGATGCAGATTTCGGGTGGGGCCGGCCAGTGTTTATGGGACCAGCAGTAATATTATATGAGGGCACCATATATGTTCTACCAAGCCCAAACAATGATAGGAGTATGTCATTGGCAGTGTGTTTAGATGCAGATGAACAACCATTGTTTGAGAAGTTCCTGTACGACTTTTAA